One window from the genome of Labeo rohita strain BAU-BD-2019 chromosome 10, IGBB_LRoh.1.0, whole genome shotgun sequence encodes:
- the LOC127172472 gene encoding protocadherin beta-6, whose product MRSAMDPWRRRQLGFVVLSAIWSLASAVTRYSIPEEIPVGTVIANIATDLGLDAHSLLERKVKLDYIHSKKYLEINKDTGELYIAEKIDREYLCPAKTSSFCFLKMDVIIESPIRIFNIELEIMDINDNAPQFRRERIPLDISESATPGERFSLTNAVDADVGENSIETYYLSDSDTFTIEIQSGSDGTKYVDLVLKASLDREKQAVHTLTLTAVDGGLPARSGTASIIVQVLDTNDNAPQFDRQVYSVDLIENAPIGTLIMQLNATDLDEGVNAEVTYSFTLYTSEKTQEKFSLDPNSGEIRVKDMIDFEEVKSFEMYVEAKDKAVNPLSGQCKILVFITDLNDNHPEITIKSFQSSIKENDPIGTVIAVISVSDRDSGDNGKVVLSIHNAEMLPFALRKSSEDFFELTVTESLDREVKSSYDITLYVTDRGTPPLTDNETISLTILDVNDNAPTFPQSLYTIHLMENNEPGALLASLTARDPDLHENQYLVYFIVEKEIANTSMSMLFSINPENGNLYALRTFDYEREKEFLFHIEARDSGLPPLSSNVTVHIIILDQNDNTPLIVSPWRPQGAVIEEIIPRSSDKGSLVTKVIALDADSMQNSRITYQFLQITDTTLFSLDQYNGEIRTTRMFSYRDPRQQRLVIIARDNGDPPRSATVTIKISTVEQVVTRFTETTEVPIEYDLFTDLNLYLLIGLGSVLFLLLITVLVIIVLKCQEPKPSQAAHQGRNSIVSQRNSSTIADSTLISSDAYWYSLFLAETRKGKVVVRQPLPNGAGFIVSSIPGSAALTETSASRSSTLQESSSDLP is encoded by the exons ATGCGCTCTGCAATGGATCCGTGGAGGAGAAGGCAGCTCGGTTTTGTCGTCCTCTCCGCGATATGGAGTCTCGCCTCGGCTGTAACAAGATACTCCATCCCTGAAGAAATTCCAGTGGGCACCGTGATAGCTAATATCGCCACGGATTTGGGCCTTGACGCGCACAGCCTGTTGGAACGAAAGGTAAAGCTGGATTATATCCATAGCAAGAAATACCTAGAAATAAACAAAGACACTGGGGAACTGTACATCGCTGAGAAAATTGACCGGGAGTATTTATGCCCGGCCAAAACATCATCGTTTTGCTTCCTCAAGATGGACGTGATAATTGAGAGTCCGATTCGCATATTTAATATCGAATTAGAGATTATGGACATCAATGACAACGCGCCTCAATTCAGAAGGGAGAGAATACCGCTCGATATTTCAGAATCAGCAACACCCGGAGAGAGATTTTCTTTAACAAACGCGGTGGATGCAGATGTTGGAGAGAACTCAATCGAGACCTATTATCTGAGTGACAGCGACACGTTTACGATTGAAATCCAGTCTGGAAGTGACGGGACTAAGTACGTGGACCTAGTGCTAAAAGCGAGTTTAGACCGAGAAAAACAAGCCGTTCATACACTAACCCTCACCGCCGTGGACGGAGGCTTGCCTGCGCGCTCAGGCACGGCCAGCATCATCGTTCAAGTGCTGGATACCAACGACAACGCCCCTCAATTTGATCGACAAGTGTACTCGGTTGACCTCATTGAAAATGCACCAATCGGGACACTGATTATGCAGCTGAACGCAACCGATTTGGATGAGGGTGTCAATGCGGAGGTCACATACTCCTTCACTTTATACACATCTGAGAAAACACAAGAAAAGTTCTCTTTGGATCCCAACAGCGGAGAAATAAGAGTAAAAGACATGATTGATTTTGAAGAAGTGAAGAGCTTTGAGATGTACGTTGAAGCCAAGGACAAGGCTGTGAATCCGCTTTCTGGTCAGTGTAAAATTTTAGTATTCATCACCGATCTAAACGACAACCATCCTGAGATTACGATAAAATCTTTTCAGAGTTCGATTAAAGAAAATGACCCTATCGGAACAGTGATTGCCGTCATCAGCGTGAGCGATAGGGACTCTGGAGATAACGGTAAGGTTGTCCTCTCCATCCACAATGCTGAGATGTTACCGTTTGCTCTCAGAAAGTCATCTGAAGACTTTTTTGAGTTAACAGTCACCGAATCGCTTGACCGCGAGGTCAAAAGCAGTTATGATATCACACTCTATGTAACTGACAGAGGAACCCCTCCTTTGACTGATAACGAAACAATCAGTCTTACAATTCTAGACGTCAACGATAATGCCCCAACGTTCCCTCAATCCCTCTATACCATTCATCTAATGGAAAACAACGAGCCTGGGGCATTGCTCGCCTCCTTAACCGCCCGTGACCCAGACTTGCATGAAAATCAGTATCTTGTTTACTTCATCGTAGAAAAAGAAATCGCCAACACGTCAATGTCCATGCTGTTTTCCATCAATCCCGAGAACGGCAACCTCTATGCGTTACGCACGTTTGACTATGAAAGAGAGAAGGAGTTTCTCTTTCACATCGAAGCTAGAGATTCAGGACTCCCTCCTCTCAGCAGTAACGTGACTGTACACATTATCATCCTAGACCAAAATGACAACACACCGCTCATAGTTTCTCCATGGCGTCCACAAGGTGCTGTTATAGAGGAAATAATCCCGAGGTCGAGCGATAAAGGATCTTTAGTCACCAAGGTCATTGCGTTGGATGCCGACTCCATGCAGAACTCTCGTATAACTTATCAGTTCCTCCAGATCACCGACACCACGCTATTCAGCCTCGACCAGTACAACGGCGAGATACGAACCACACGCATGTTCAGTTACAGAGACCCCAGACAGCAGCGCCTGGTCATCATAGCCAGAGACAACGGAGATCCTCCTCGCTCCGCCACGGTGACCATCAAGATCTCCACGGTGGAGCAAGTGGTCACGAGGTTTACCGAAACCACAGAGGTGCCTATCGAATACGACCTGTTCACTGATCTCAACCTGTATTTGCTGATCGGTTTGGGCTCGGTGTTGTTTCTTCTGCTCATAACTGTCCTGGTGATCATCGTGCTGAAATGTCAAGAACCGAAACCGTCACAAGCAGCTCATCAGGGTAGGAACAGCATCGTCAGCCAGAGGAACTCCTCCACCATCGCTGACTCTACTCTCATCTCAAGTGATGCCTATTGGTACAGTCTGTTTTTGGCAGAGACTAGAAAAGGGAAGGTGGTAGTGCGGCAGCCCCTTCCTAACGGAGCAGGGTTTATTGTGTCAAGCATCCCAGGAAGTGCTGCACTGACTGAGACCAGTGCTTCAAGGTCTTCTACTTTACAG GAGTCAAGCAGTGATTTACCGTGA